Proteins co-encoded in one Rattus rattus isolate New Zealand chromosome 5, Rrattus_CSIRO_v1, whole genome shotgun sequence genomic window:
- the Noxa1 gene encoding NADPH oxidase activator 1 gives MSSLGDQIRDWHRGVLAVAREDWDSALCFFSDVREPLAKMYFNMGCVHLMSGDPEAALQAFDQAVTKDTCMAVGFLQRGVANFRLQRLQEAVSDFQLALAQLRGNAAIDYTQLGLDFKLQAWEVLYNVASVQCQAGLWTKAANTLVEAISKWPEGAQDTLEAAMDKVQKRVPLQLRQVPKGEVFQPPRRYLKHLEPMDFLGKAKVVASVIPDDHNSDVQPQQRSQVEQAGLQSSSSVCKRVLSTRGGHMSPGLWDSLLASGGPVPGPSEDSSSAEGTATKDPESLVTVTVQCHFTVPLKVPRGTGLSSFRTLLSQALLQQTQKGQFSYKARGEDRGWIPISTEDSLQSVWRNVAVSPRGLQLQCRGAWGRPVLYQVVAQYDYRAQRPEDLDFRQGDMVDVLCEVDEAWLEGHRDGRVGIFPKCFVVPAATCVEALPVPEPQPGEQH, from the exons ATGAGCTCTCTAGGGGATCAGATACGGGACTGGCACCGGGGCGTACTGGCCGTGGCACGTGAAGACTGGGACTCTGCACTGTGCTTCTTTTCAGATGTCCGGGAGCCGCTGGCTAAGATGTACTTCAACATGGGCTGCGTGCACCTGATGTCAGGGGATCCCGAGGCTGCGCTGCAG GCATTTGACCAAGCAGTGACCAAGGACACCTGCATGGCTGTTGGCTTCCTCCAGCGGGGAGTGGCCAATTTCCGGCTGCAGAG GCTCCAGGAGGCTGTGTCCGACTTCCAGCTGGCCCTGGCACAGCTGAGGGGCAATGCTGCCATTGACTACACACAACTGGGTCTGGACTTCAAACTGCAAGCCTGGGAG GTCCTATATAACGTGGCATCAGTGCAGTGCCAGGCAGGGCTCTGGACCAAGGCTGCCAATACTCTAGTAGAAGCAATCTCCAAATGGCCAGAGGGAGCCCAAGACACCCTGGAGGCTGCCATGGACAAAGTGCAG AAACGGGTACCACTGCAGCTGCGGCAAGTGCCCAAGGGGGAGGTCTTCCAGCCTCCTCGGCGATACCTGAAACATCTGGAGCCCATGGATTTCCTCGGCAAGGCTAAG GTGGTGGCTTCTGTCATTCCTGATGACCACAACTCAGACGTCCAGCCTCAGCAG AGGTCCCAGGTGGAGCAAGCCGGCCTCCAGTCGTCCTCATCCGTGTGTAAGAGGGTCCTGAGCACAAGGG GTGGTCACATGAGCCCTGGCCTATGGGACAGTTTGCTGGCATCTGGAGGGCCTGTCCCAGGCCCCTCTGAAGATTCCTCTAGTGCTGAG GGAACAGCTACAAAGGACCCTGAATCCTTGGTGACTGTCACTGTGCAGTGCCACTTTACTGTGCCCCTGAAGGTCCCGAGAGGAACTGGCCTGTCCAGTTTTCGGACACTACTGTCTCAAGCTCTCCTTCAGCAGACCCAGAAGGGGCAGTTCAG CTACAAAGCCCgaggagaggacagaggctgGATCCCCATCTCCACGGAGGACTCACTGCAGAGTGTATGGAGGAATGTGGCCGTGAGCCCAAGAGGCTTGCAGCTCCAGTGCCGG GGGGCCTGGGGCCGGCCAGTCCTCTACCAAGTGGTAGCTCAGTACGACTATCGTGCCCAAAGGCCGGAGGACTTGGACTTCCGCCAAGGGGACATGGTGGATGTTCTGTGTGAAG TGGACGAAGCATGGCTGGAGGGACACCGAGATGGCCGTGTTGGTATTTTCCCCAAGTGCTTTGTAGTCCCAGCTGCCACCTGCGTGGAAGCCCTGCCTGTACCTGAACCCCAGCCAGGAGAACAGCACTAG
- the Entpd8 gene encoding ectonucleoside triphosphate diphosphohydrolase 8 isoform X3, which yields MRLSWKERVFMVLLGVAAASGLTMLILILVKATNVLLPADTKFGILFDAGSSHTSLFVYQWPANKEKDTGVVSQALTCQVEGRCVSGPGISSYTSDPTQAGESLKSCLQEALALIPQTQHPVTPTFLGATAGMRLLSQKNSSQAQDILAAVSQTLSRAPVDFWGARILAGQDEGAFGWITVNYVLGMLLKYSSGQWILPEDGTLVGALDLGGASTQISFVPQGPILDQSTQVTFHLYGANYSIYTHSYLCFGRDQILRRLLAELVQSSQVARVRHPCYHSGYQATLSLASLYDSPCVHTPDSLNYTQNLTVEGIGNPGNCVAALRGLFNFSSCKGQEDCAFNGVYQPPVHGQFYAFSNFYYTFEFLNLTSRQPLNIVNDTIWKFCQKPWRLVEDSYPGQERWLRDYCASGLYILVLLLEGYKFSEETWPNIQFQKQPCFVHCGDMLGTVSAYRKD from the exons ATGAGACTTTCCTGGAAGGAACGGGTCTTCATGGTCCTGTTGGGAGTTGCAGCAGCTTCTGGCCTCACCATGCTCATCCTCATCCTGGTGAAAGCAACCAATGTTCTCCTGCCTGCAGACACCAAG TTTGGGATCCTGTTTGACGCCGGCTCCTCCCACACATCCCTGTTTGTGTACCAGTGGCCAGCAAACAAGGAGAAGGACACAGGAGTGGTCAGCCAGGCCCTGACTTGCCAGGTAGAAG GGCGCTGTGTTTCAGGACCCGGAATCTCTTCCTATACCTCTGACCCGACACAGGCTGGGGAGAGCCTGAAGAGCTGCCTGCAGGAGGCGCTGGCACTGATCCCACAGACCCAGCATCCAGTGACGCCCACATTCCTGGGGGCCACAGCAGGAATGAGGCTGCTCAG CCAGAAGAACAGCTCTCAGGCTCAAGACATCCTAGCTGCagtctcccagacactgagcagGGCTCCGGTGGATTTTTGGGGAGCCAGGATCCTGGCTGGGCAGGATGAAGGTGCCTTTGGTTGGATCACTGTCAACTATGTCCTGGGAATGCTCCTGAAG TATTCGTCTGGACAATGGATCCTGCCTGAAGATGGGACGCTAGTTGGTGCTCTGGACCTTGGCGGGGCCTCCACGCAGATCAGCTTTGTGCCTCAGGGCCCCATCCTGGACCAGAGCACCCAGGTTACCTTCCACCTGTACGGAGCCAATTACAGTATCTACACTCACAGCTACCTCTGCTTTGGGCGGGACCAGATCCTAAGAAGGCTCCTGGCTGAACTGGTACAG AGCAGCCAGGTAGCCCGGGTCAGACACCCATGCTACCACAGTGGCTACCAGGCCACACTGTCACTGGCTTCCTTGTATGATTCACCCTGCGTCCACACTCCAGATTCCCTGAACTACACCCAGAACCTCACGGTTGAAGGGATAGGCAACCCTGGGAACTGTGTGGCAGCCCTCCGGGGTCTTTTCAACTTCTCCAGCTGTAAGGGCCAAGAGGATTGTGCTTTCAATGGAGTCTACCAGCCTCCCGTGCATGGCCAGTTCTAT gcatTTTCCAACTTTTACTACACCTTCGAGTTCCTGAACCTCACCTCCAGGCAGCCACTGAACATCGTCAATGACACTATCTGGAAGTTCTGTCAGAAACCCTGGAGACTG GTGGAAGACAGCTACCCTGGGCAGGAGCGCTGGCTACGGGACTACTGTGCCTCAGGCCTATACATCCTTGTGTTGCTGCTGGAGGGCTACAAATTCAGTGAGGAGACCTGGCCCAACATCCAGTTCCAGAAGCAG CCATGCTTCGTCCACTGTGGAGACATGTTGGGTACCGTGTCTGCCTACAGAAAAGACTGA
- the Entpd8 gene encoding ectonucleoside triphosphate diphosphohydrolase 8 isoform X2: protein MRLSWKERVFMVLLGVAAASGLTMLILILVKATNVLLPADTKFGILFDAGSSHTSLFVYQWPANKEKDTGVVSQALTCQVEGRCVSGPGISSYTSDPTQAGESLKSCLQEALALIPQTQHPVTPTFLGATAGMRLLSQKNSSQAQDILAAVSQTLSRAPVDFWGARILAGQDEGAFGWITVNYVLGMLLKYSSGQWILPEDGTLVGALDLGGASTQISFVPQGPILDQSTQVTFHLYGANYSIYTHSYLCFGRDQILRRLLAELVQSSQVARVRHPCYHSGYQATLSLASLYDSPCVHTPDSLNYTQNLTVEGIGNPGNCVAALRGLFNFSSCKGQEDCAFNGVYQPPVHGQFYFLNLTSRQPLNIVNDTIWKFCQKPWRLVEDSYPGQERWLRDYCASGLYILVLLLEGYKFSEETWPNIQFQKQAGGTDIGWTLGFMLNLTGMIPAEALTQWRAQSYSIWIAGVVFAVLTLVAILGAAAVQLFWTQD from the exons ATGAGACTTTCCTGGAAGGAACGGGTCTTCATGGTCCTGTTGGGAGTTGCAGCAGCTTCTGGCCTCACCATGCTCATCCTCATCCTGGTGAAAGCAACCAATGTTCTCCTGCCTGCAGACACCAAG TTTGGGATCCTGTTTGACGCCGGCTCCTCCCACACATCCCTGTTTGTGTACCAGTGGCCAGCAAACAAGGAGAAGGACACAGGAGTGGTCAGCCAGGCCCTGACTTGCCAGGTAGAAG GGCGCTGTGTTTCAGGACCCGGAATCTCTTCCTATACCTCTGACCCGACACAGGCTGGGGAGAGCCTGAAGAGCTGCCTGCAGGAGGCGCTGGCACTGATCCCACAGACCCAGCATCCAGTGACGCCCACATTCCTGGGGGCCACAGCAGGAATGAGGCTGCTCAG CCAGAAGAACAGCTCTCAGGCTCAAGACATCCTAGCTGCagtctcccagacactgagcagGGCTCCGGTGGATTTTTGGGGAGCCAGGATCCTGGCTGGGCAGGATGAAGGTGCCTTTGGTTGGATCACTGTCAACTATGTCCTGGGAATGCTCCTGAAG TATTCGTCTGGACAATGGATCCTGCCTGAAGATGGGACGCTAGTTGGTGCTCTGGACCTTGGCGGGGCCTCCACGCAGATCAGCTTTGTGCCTCAGGGCCCCATCCTGGACCAGAGCACCCAGGTTACCTTCCACCTGTACGGAGCCAATTACAGTATCTACACTCACAGCTACCTCTGCTTTGGGCGGGACCAGATCCTAAGAAGGCTCCTGGCTGAACTGGTACAG AGCAGCCAGGTAGCCCGGGTCAGACACCCATGCTACCACAGTGGCTACCAGGCCACACTGTCACTGGCTTCCTTGTATGATTCACCCTGCGTCCACACTCCAGATTCCCTGAACTACACCCAGAACCTCACGGTTGAAGGGATAGGCAACCCTGGGAACTGTGTGGCAGCCCTCCGGGGTCTTTTCAACTTCTCCAGCTGTAAGGGCCAAGAGGATTGTGCTTTCAATGGAGTCTACCAGCCTCCCGTGCATGGCCAGTTCTAT TTCCTGAACCTCACCTCCAGGCAGCCACTGAACATCGTCAATGACACTATCTGGAAGTTCTGTCAGAAACCCTGGAGACTG GTGGAAGACAGCTACCCTGGGCAGGAGCGCTGGCTACGGGACTACTGTGCCTCAGGCCTATACATCCTTGTGTTGCTGCTGGAGGGCTACAAATTCAGTGAGGAGACCTGGCCCAACATCCAGTTCCAGAAGCAG GCAGGCGGCACGGACATTGGCTGGACACTGGGCTTCATGCTGAACCTGACGGGCATGATCCCAGCTGAGGCGCTGACCCAGTGGCGGGCTCAGAGCTACAGCATCTGGATAGCTGGAGTAGTGTTTGCAGTGCTGACCCTCGTGGCCATTCTTGGGGCAGCTGCAGTCCAGCTCTTCTGGACCCAGGACTAG
- the Entpd8 gene encoding ectonucleoside triphosphate diphosphohydrolase 8 isoform X1, with the protein MRLSWKERVFMVLLGVAAASGLTMLILILVKATNVLLPADTKFGILFDAGSSHTSLFVYQWPANKEKDTGVVSQALTCQVEGRCVSGPGISSYTSDPTQAGESLKSCLQEALALIPQTQHPVTPTFLGATAGMRLLSQKNSSQAQDILAAVSQTLSRAPVDFWGARILAGQDEGAFGWITVNYVLGMLLKYSSGQWILPEDGTLVGALDLGGASTQISFVPQGPILDQSTQVTFHLYGANYSIYTHSYLCFGRDQILRRLLAELVQSSQVARVRHPCYHSGYQATLSLASLYDSPCVHTPDSLNYTQNLTVEGIGNPGNCVAALRGLFNFSSCKGQEDCAFNGVYQPPVHGQFYAFSNFYYTFEFLNLTSRQPLNIVNDTIWKFCQKPWRLVEDSYPGQERWLRDYCASGLYILVLLLEGYKFSEETWPNIQFQKQAGGTDIGWTLGFMLNLTGMIPAEALTQWRAQSYSIWIAGVVFAVLTLVAILGAAAVQLFWTQD; encoded by the exons ATGAGACTTTCCTGGAAGGAACGGGTCTTCATGGTCCTGTTGGGAGTTGCAGCAGCTTCTGGCCTCACCATGCTCATCCTCATCCTGGTGAAAGCAACCAATGTTCTCCTGCCTGCAGACACCAAG TTTGGGATCCTGTTTGACGCCGGCTCCTCCCACACATCCCTGTTTGTGTACCAGTGGCCAGCAAACAAGGAGAAGGACACAGGAGTGGTCAGCCAGGCCCTGACTTGCCAGGTAGAAG GGCGCTGTGTTTCAGGACCCGGAATCTCTTCCTATACCTCTGACCCGACACAGGCTGGGGAGAGCCTGAAGAGCTGCCTGCAGGAGGCGCTGGCACTGATCCCACAGACCCAGCATCCAGTGACGCCCACATTCCTGGGGGCCACAGCAGGAATGAGGCTGCTCAG CCAGAAGAACAGCTCTCAGGCTCAAGACATCCTAGCTGCagtctcccagacactgagcagGGCTCCGGTGGATTTTTGGGGAGCCAGGATCCTGGCTGGGCAGGATGAAGGTGCCTTTGGTTGGATCACTGTCAACTATGTCCTGGGAATGCTCCTGAAG TATTCGTCTGGACAATGGATCCTGCCTGAAGATGGGACGCTAGTTGGTGCTCTGGACCTTGGCGGGGCCTCCACGCAGATCAGCTTTGTGCCTCAGGGCCCCATCCTGGACCAGAGCACCCAGGTTACCTTCCACCTGTACGGAGCCAATTACAGTATCTACACTCACAGCTACCTCTGCTTTGGGCGGGACCAGATCCTAAGAAGGCTCCTGGCTGAACTGGTACAG AGCAGCCAGGTAGCCCGGGTCAGACACCCATGCTACCACAGTGGCTACCAGGCCACACTGTCACTGGCTTCCTTGTATGATTCACCCTGCGTCCACACTCCAGATTCCCTGAACTACACCCAGAACCTCACGGTTGAAGGGATAGGCAACCCTGGGAACTGTGTGGCAGCCCTCCGGGGTCTTTTCAACTTCTCCAGCTGTAAGGGCCAAGAGGATTGTGCTTTCAATGGAGTCTACCAGCCTCCCGTGCATGGCCAGTTCTAT gcatTTTCCAACTTTTACTACACCTTCGAGTTCCTGAACCTCACCTCCAGGCAGCCACTGAACATCGTCAATGACACTATCTGGAAGTTCTGTCAGAAACCCTGGAGACTG GTGGAAGACAGCTACCCTGGGCAGGAGCGCTGGCTACGGGACTACTGTGCCTCAGGCCTATACATCCTTGTGTTGCTGCTGGAGGGCTACAAATTCAGTGAGGAGACCTGGCCCAACATCCAGTTCCAGAAGCAG GCAGGCGGCACGGACATTGGCTGGACACTGGGCTTCATGCTGAACCTGACGGGCATGATCCCAGCTGAGGCGCTGACCCAGTGGCGGGCTCAGAGCTACAGCATCTGGATAGCTGGAGTAGTGTTTGCAGTGCTGACCCTCGTGGCCATTCTTGGGGCAGCTGCAGTCCAGCTCTTCTGGACCCAGGACTAG